TCAAAGGACAGTGCACATACTCCAGCCTCTGTAATCtgagcacttgagacaaactcaTTGGTTTAGATTAAACATCAAAATAATTTTACTAACAAaagaaaggtagattttcagtgattatacgtggtaggcataaaggtcagacTTGGTTACATAAGAAACAAAAACTAAACACACATTCTAAATCCTACATTTTATCAGGCTGAGCAAGATTTGAATCCAACAGTTTTTCTTGGCCTACTGGACATTGCAGGCAGTTTTCAGTTCACAGTTCATACTAACTAGTTAAATTCACCCCTTCCTCCCAGTTCAAGGAGACTTCTCTTTGTCTTCCAAATGATcttgcttccaggtgttgagatggggaggagagagagacccTGTAGCGATGCCACTGTCCCTCATTTATACTTTTCCCCACGTGCTGGAAAAATCCATGCTGTGTCATGGGATTAGGTAGCCCTCATGGTGTACGTGCGCTGCTGACTATCCTTCATTATGAATTGCAAATTTTTCTTTGCATCTTTTGGCTACCTGAGGTTTGGCATGTAAGACCTCTGTGTTTGCAGTTTCTTTGTCCTCTCTGAGGGGCTAGTCTGTGGACATTTCCCAGACTCTCAACATGTTTCAGTAGCAAATATGTAGCAAAATCTTATAACATCATATACAATGATGATGCATACAGTTCAACAGGACAGTAATGGTCAGCAGATTATGACTTTCCAgtggtacctcacaaggcatactttgcacAAGATTTATCATAATTGTAAAAGGGGTGACCATATTATAGATTGTCACAGTGTGTAAATACATGCACATGAAAAAGGTCCTTGCCTACACTTTCATTAAaagaacaatgggccagatccaatgcccagtgacatcagtgggagtcttttaattgatttcaatgagcattGGATCTAGCTCTATATACTGACTATTAAATTTAGTACATAAGTACAGTGTAGGCCcaaaggaggagcaggagcttGTCCGATCTAAATGGGTTGCCTAACTAGTGGCTTTAACTACTGTTAAGCATCTGTAATAAAGCATCCATGATCCCAGTCCAGCCTATATTACTCTCACCTCCTATAACCCTTCCCATTTCCTGCTCATGCTCATGCTTCTCTCCTGACCGCTAGCTCTGTCTTCTTTGCCCAGTCCTAACTTTTTTTGTCACCTTTTCATGCTGTCCCACACTAGAACAGCCTTAGTCAATATCTGCAAGgttccttctctccccctttaaaaaaaacttgtgaaAACCAACCTATTTGCTAGTGTTTCCCATCTGGATTATTACACGACCTCCATACTTACTTATTCTGTCTGTTTGTCCCACATGGTAGCAGCTTGTGTCTCTGGGGCAGGTACtggataaattattattattattactcttactattatttattattattattataaggcACCCATAAATGTTCAGCCATTCAGATGGCTTGAATTACTGACCATTCAGACATATCTTTTCTCCAGAAGAGAGGTCTTCTGCTGCAGTGGATTATCCTGTAGCCTTCCCAGTGCACTGCTGTGGGTGAAAGGAATACAGAGGTTCCAATTTTTAAATAGACATATTTGACAACAGTTACCATACAGTGACAACAGTGATATCCTATTCTAATTATTGTGAGGATTGCTGTATCTCAGATACCATACTGTGGTAACTGATGACAAATGCTAATTATTTTGAATGGCAATCACTGTATGATTTTTGGTGCATTTTCTGATCTCTTTAATTTGTGCTGGAGTACAAATTAGTTCCCAGTTCTGTACAGCTCTGTCATTAATGTTTGCCTACCAGAAGCAGCTTTCTCTATCAATATATCAACATTAGTGAGTTGCAGGTCACTCTTGGTCAAAATTTACAAACATAATTGACTCGAGTTAAACATAAGACACCACATTCAGGAACTAATGTGTTCTTTTCACGTATTTAGGTCTGAATGACACACTGAAGTGCATTCATGAAAATGGTCACTGTGAACATTATTGCATTGACAGTCCAACCACGATACGACAATGCTTTTGCTCAGATGGCTACATGCTAGCAAATGATGAAGTGTCCTGTACTCCCCAAGGTAAGGTTATGCAAACCAAGTCACTACAGCAACATATTTTATGGGTAACTTCTTTTTACAGTTGTCTCCAGGAGATGTCAATTCTTATCCAATGAATAGATGCTTCATAACTGTATTTATTTCAACATACGAGTCAAGACCGGAATAACTCTAATAAAACCAGTGAGAAATCAGTGTTCTTTTTTACTACTGAATAAGACCAACAAACTCAGATACTCTTCTCTAGGGAATAGCAAGATGATATTCTCGCTCATCTGAAGAGATAACAAACTACAGCTGGGTTTTTAAAGGGGGGGAATTAACGGGTGCCAAGCTCCCTTGGAAAATCCCTACTAAATTATTTTCCACtaaatgtatccgatgaagtgagctgtagctcacgaaagcttatcctcaaataaattggttagtctctaaggtgccactagtactcctgttctttttgcgaatacagactaacatggctgctactttgaaacctaccTAAATTATTTCATTAGTGGAGCAAGGGATTAAATGCCTCAGATTGTCCCTTCAAGCACAGGCCTGGGTACTATGTGATTATGTGGCCACATAAATAACTGCAtctatgttctttttttttttcaagttgcgATATAATTATGCTCCAAAACATCagcttttattttcaaaatattaaggaggagattttcaaagctgaaatgggagccaggcacctaactcccatttactttcaCAAGGAGTTGGGTGTCTAGCTGCCCTTTATGCATGGGTAAATTTCCCCCTGTAGCTCTTATGACTGCAATTAAAACCTTTAGAGTGTGAACTGAGTGTAAACTGCTGCAGTGGTGCACGACTGAGTTTGCAGAATGCCTGGACCAGTGGTTCTGAGCGGAGGTACTTGCTCCCATTCATCTCACCGGGGTATTGACATTGAAGACTAATGGTAACAGTTGAACAATTGGGGTGTCAACACTGGAAATGATTTCACTGAGGAACATCAATCCAATAACGTGTTTCTCCATTCTTGGCGGTTGCAGCAGATATTGGAGTGGGGCAGTTGGTTTCTGGTTAGGGTTGTTAGGATGAGGACCAAGAAATTCCAGACTCACCACAAACCTCTGACCCTGCCAAAATGGGGAAGAAAATAAGATGTTTCCCTTCTTCAGTGCCCAAATCATCAGTTGTCTCCTTGATTCCAAAAAATCAACACTGTCTTCCATGCCTTCCCATGTAGCAAGTGTTCCTACCCAGCTGTCAGACCCTCCAACTCACTCTGACAACTTCTACAATGCCATTATGCATTTTCAATACCAAAATCCACATCACATTTTATTGTTTATAAACTTCATATGCCCCTCAGTatatctgagggtatgtctatattgcaattaAACAACTGCggctggcctggatcagctgacttgggtggGGCTCTGGCTCCATGGTGTAGCCATTCAGGGTAGGGCTGGAGTCCCAGAGCCTCAtctgcagcccaagcccgaacaacTCcacagcaattttatagcccaGCAGCCTGATCCCGggtgagtctgagtcagctgacccagaccagccccaggtgtttaattgctgtgtaaatGAGCCCTGGGTGACATCACCCTGCCTGAATGATTAGAGTTAGATGAAAAGGGGTTGTTAAAGGAAGTAGGCTGGAAAGGTAAAAGGTAAAACAATGGCCTAAAAGATGCACCCCAGTAAACGCTCAAATACAAGAGCCAGGTTTATGGCCTATCCCGGCTACAGAGATGTTTTACAAAGGCTAAGAATCTGGAGATCAAAAGACACCAATCTGTTAACAGATCTACCCTACAGAAAGGGATGGGGAGAAAGGGTTGTCAGCTGCTGCAGGAAGACACAGGCAGACTGAGAGTCAGGGATCTGCAGCAGGCATGCTTTAACAGCCCCCAGATACAATGGGGAGCACCATGGCTGACTCGTGTACTCACGGCCTTGAGAGGAAGGCCAAGTATAGGTGaggcagttggggtgcaggcCTCCGTTGTTGTAAATCCATTTTTCTGAGTACTGTGCACCTATGGGCAAAATAAATCGTACTTCTTTTGGGGAAGCTGCTTCTGTGGCCCTACTTACAGGTGCCCAAAGGGAAACTCATGCAGATGCCAAGCCCATTGGATGTGCTAGGTGTCATGGTTGGCAACCAGAGGGATGCCACCTGGAGACCCAGTCTGGGAGTGATTGGATCACAGTACAGGCCTGTCACTTAAAAGGGGAAGTGATGAAGCTACTAGTTGGGGGACAGGGGGACATCTCTCCTTCCACCCCCAGCTGCCTTTAGGTGTGTGTAAGTGTGGTGCCTTTTCAAGCTTATTATGCAATTGGCAAAAAGAAGTGTATGACCCAAATTTTCATATGGGGCTGGGGAATGAGCCGACCTCCTGCTCACCTGTCAGAGGCAGCTCTTGTGCTGcaaggctgggcctggctccctgctccggTCATTGCAACATGGCACAAAGGGTTACATAGTGTGGTGACCCCATACACCATGTtacaacaccactcactcaaatttgtcttggctgctcctccagcatgatggaggggtggctgggccaaacctgaatggcgCTGTGACCCTGTACGCCAGGTTGCAACTCCCATAGTGAGGAGCTGGGCCCTGCCCTGTGGGCCAGGACCCATCACTGCAGGGTGAGTGCAGTGCGGGCTTGCTctccagcttcctccccacaccGTCCCCTGTGGCCTTCCTTCTGCTCCAAGCCGGGTTTAGGGTTGCAGTGCGGGGGCAGAGAGTGCAGCAGGCATGACAATGTGTGAAATTAGCAAGCCACTGGGTATACCTGAAGGTGGTAACTTCACCCATCACATACGCCCCACCCTAGCTGCAAAACCTGGCTTTGCCAATGGAAAGGGGTAGACCAGGGGGGACTGGAAAAGGTCTCAGCTGGGTCACCCTACCCAGGGACTGTGACAACACTCAACACTGATCATGTGGGGGCAGCACAAATTATGTTGAATTTAATGTCCAAATAAATCAATGAGATACTAATTGTGTTATTTATATTCCCATTTAATTCACTAACAACCTAATTTACCTGAGTCTGTCGTGGAATTTCCTGTCTGCTGCTTCAGGGGCCagaattgacttcagtaggatcagGATTTCATCCTCAGAGTGCTGCAGAATCCTGCAGATTTTAGCTGCCGCTTGTCATAGAGGACATGGGGTCTTGCTTCCTAAGTGGGTAGGAGACAGGACCTCTCCACgtgcacctcaggaggtcagcagtttttttgttttggggggtgggggaatgacaGGAAGTCTAGTAGCAGGAGATCAGGTGTGATGGAGGATTCAAAGGGACCCAGTTGTCCTGCCCGCTTTAAAAGATCATCATGAAAACCCTGGAGGAATTAAAGAGGCACTAAACACACTATATCAAAGCCTTTTTCGGAGCCTCCTGTGGTACCTGAGTGCAACTTCTTAACCAAAGGGTCTATATTGTAAAGTAACACCACTTGTGGGCAGTGTCCAgccagaaaaaaaacatttactcACTGGGCGATTTAAAATACTCGGTGATTAGCAACACCATTAGACTACTGGCTGAATTCTCTGCTGGCATGACTCATGGAGGGAATTTTCTGGAGTAACcctagcagagaatttggccctttgtgtttTCCAGTGGATTCGTTGTATTTAATCACACTTAGTactgtgatttatttattatttttcacagtGGATTACCCATGTGGAAAAATACCTGTTTTGGCAAAGCAACGTGCAAGTCAGCAGGGGAGAATTGTAGGTGGTTCTGTCTGTCCTCCAGGCGAGTGTCCGTGGCAGGTGAGTCTTCTATTTCATTTTCTGTCATCAACTGAGTCCTTGGGAAAGGAGTTGGATGCACAGTGCTGGATAACAGACACCTCTCTGCAGCCACAGAATAGCTAGGGCACATCTAAAGGTAATACAAGCTCCCCACCCACCGCCACTGCCTCCCTGATAATATACCTTATCCCTCTGCTGGAGTGACTGCTTTTCCAGGCACGAAATGGCAATTCAGCCTCCTCCATGCTCTGCCCATCCAGTCTTTGGCCTTATTGGTGAGATTGCCCACAAGCGTGTCAGCTGTAGTTACTGGGATGTGAACTCTTGGGCAAAATAGGCAGAATCAATAGCATATGCTAGCAAAATTATCCaagggaagatttttttcccctcccatttaCCATGCAATTGGTGTGAATGGTGGGTTCAAGCATGAgggaataaaaaaagagagagagtagcAATGCAAAACTCTTCCCTAAATTCTGTGTGTAGAGTAGCCAAGTTGTCAATTGTCTACTTTGGGGCCAGGCACGAAGTTTCTCTTTGAGCAAATAGGAAAATAAAACCCTTTATTTCAGGACTAATAATTTTAGTAATTTAGATCCAAACACATTCCTGTGTAAGATTTAAATTCTGAAAAGGCAAAGCACAAGACATAGAAACATTGCCAAGATCTCAAATGCTGATACCTTTACTCTCACTGTGTACCTTCTTCCATGAGTAGTCCTAACATGATACCTTTGCTTGTAGATTAAGGAGCTACTCAGCATGAGCATTTACAGCCTACTTATAAATGTGTTTGCAtctgaggctgggattttcaaagagccCAAGGGAGTTAAGTgctcaactcctattgactttcaacGGAAGTTGGATGCCTAGTTCCAATAAAACCCTGAATTACTTTAAGCCTGAGTTACTAACATGATTCGTCTAAAAACCTAGGTCCACCTGGGCTATGCACCATAGTCCCTTCCTTGAAGATCTAATGGTACCTTCACCAATCAGCAGTTAGGAAAATGATGACTACACATGGTCCTTGCAGGCTAAATAAGATTAATGTTCTCTGTAAATTCTATAgaatttcaggtcaaacaaattGGTATAACGTAAAAGTTTCTTTTGCATATTTCAGGCTCTGCTAATAGAGAATGAGAAACAAAAGTGTGGGGGTTCCCTGCTGGCGCCGAGCTGGGTGGTTACTGCCGCTCACTGCTTAGAGAACACACATCCCAAACAGCTCCGAGTAAAACTGGGTAAGTCTTTCGCGTGCCTCACTTTTTCAAACTTTGTGGCCCAAAATTTGTTGTCAGCTTCGCTTGTGTAAATCCACAGTGATTCCTcccaagtcagtggagttatgccactTTTACACGGTGTGACTCTGCAAACATTTGGAAGGGTTAAATACAACCAATATCTGTCAAAAACTGATTACAAACACAATGGCCATCTGTTTGCTTATGACAGAAGCTGTTAGCGATTCCTAAATGACCTCTCGGCCATAATGTAAGTCTCAAAAAACAGAAGTCTTACAAAATGACAATTCCACGGCTGGGATCAAAGTGGCTCTAAACTTGCTGAACTACCCCCATTGTAATGGGGATGGGTGAACAGATTAATTACAGTGCAGAGTGCAAAGGTGTGAATGGCGTCTGCCTCTGCACCATGGAACCCAGCCTTGAGAAGGGTTTGGGGCAGCGGCAGTCAGGGCCAGTTAGCAGCATGGTTCCAGGAGGAACTCTGCTGTCACGGAGTGGCAGAGGAAAAGTTTTCCCCATGGACAATCAGGGAGAGCCCAGTCaacccctcagtccctcctgttcttgGCCCACTCCCTGATTGGCTCATGGATCATTCAGAGTGTGGGGGCAAGTGGGGTACATGCTGTGGAGGTGAAGCTCTGATTTCTTCTCCCCAACTGCTGGGAAATGCAGatgccagtggagttacactcaggatgaatttggctcctAGTGTCTGGTacttaggggtgtgtgtgtgtgtgtatatgtgtgtgtgtatatatatatatatatatatatatatatatatatatatatatatatataaaaccttgTCATGGAACCTAGTCTAGTCTTTTCTGTGCTAGAATTTAGTCCTGGAATAGCCAAGCTGGGTAGTTCTAATGCAGTAATAGGCCCTCTTGAAGCTGCACCCTTACTTTGCTTGTTTCTGCTGTAATTCTGTCACTGAACCCTATTCCACGTCTTCTGTCAAGGGAGAAAGCTGGAATGAAGGAAGAGGTACGGTCTCTGCTGAACCAAAGAAAAGAATGAATAATGCAGGATTCAGTAGTGGCCATGGAAATGTAGTAAGAAGAGAAGAAATGTCAGCTTAGTGATCTCTTTCCATAAGAGCTGTGTGGAGTTAAGGAGCTTACTATTTATGTGAACCTGATGGGTTTAATTGCTTTTCTAGGTGAACACCGAATAGATCACAAGGATGAAGGGGAGCAAGAAAGGAAGGTTTCTGAAATCATAATGCATGAAAAATACATTCCAGGCACAACTGACCATGACATTGCCCTGCTGCACCTGGAGGCACCTGTTAACTTCAGTGACTATGTGGTACCGATATGTTTGCCTGAGAAACAGTTCGCAACATCTGAGCTGTCCGCCATTAGATTCTCCACAGTGAGTGGATGGGGGCGTCTAATAGAAGGAGGTGCTACCGCTGCTGTTCTGATGAGAATTGATCTGCCACGTGTAAAGACACAAGAGTGTATGCAGGAGACCCACTTAAATATTACAAAGAACATGTTCTGTGCAGGAGACCTCAGTGGGACTAAAGATTCCTGCAAGGGGGACAGCGGCGGACCTCATGCCACAAAGTACAAAAACACCTGGTTTCTGACAGGGATTGTCAGCTGGGGGAAGGGCTGTGCTACCGAAGGCACTTACGGGGTTTACACAAGGGTGTCTAAATATCTCGAATGGTTAAACAATCACATGGATTCATAAGCTGCCAGGCTTCCTCTAGTCAGAATGTTTCCAAACTGCAGAGTTGTCTTTGAGTCCCACCTGGGACACTTCCTTGTTTGGCATTCTTTCAGGATCTTAAATAAATTACCCACACACTGAAATAATGATTTGAAACCAATCTCTTTCCCGTTCAGTCACAGTAAACTCATTCACCTAGCTGCATTGTTTGTACATTATGTTAAAAGAGAAATTACTCTGCAGCAACCTTATTGAAGGTTGTAACATTTGTAAATGATATTTCCGCAACCTTACCTTACATCACACCTGCAAATGCAAAAGGCAAACCTTCATATGAGTGATCTGTCCTAAGATCTGTCCAAAACGAAAGAAGTAGGAAAAGACTCTTTCCAGGTTTCTAAGTCTTTACTGAGggctttgtttcatttttcttaaatcaaataataatataatattggTAACAATTATAATATTGACCCATATTTGTGACTGATACGTCTGACTTCAAGGTAACTTTGCTCTGGTATAACATTATTACATTATGAGAACAAAGGGAATTTGAATGCTTATTATGCAACCCTGTACAGCAACAGTGTTCAAACTGTGGCTTTTGTCATTTCTGTGTGTAGAATgatacattttaaggccagaaccATTatgttctgacctcctgcatagcacaggctaTTGCTGGTTGCACATGCCAATAATTGTTTTCACATGCAATTGATAGTATGTGAAAAAGTGGGAATGCACAATGAGAGGCTGCACTGTGGTCTCTCTGAAAATGTGTCTCCAAATGACATTATGAAGGCAACATAATATATTAAGGGAGAAAGGTAGATATAATAGATCTGAATTTTAGAAAATCATTTACTCTCCAAATTAATTCAAATCAGTCTGAGTAGCAGCACTGTCAC
The nucleotide sequence above comes from Caretta caretta isolate rCarCar2 chromosome 1, rCarCar1.hap1, whole genome shotgun sequence. Encoded proteins:
- the F7 gene encoding coagulation factor VII, which encodes MILGHWHFSVIMVSNHYLVLLFCFLLLLPLSPAAVFLKQEQANSLLKRQRRANSFFEELKLGSLQRECFEEMCSYEEAREIFQDDKRTMEFWQNYVDANQCDSDPCQNGGTCVDQLQAYVCLCPEEYKGKNCEKGLNDTLKCIHENGHCEHYCIDSPTTIRQCFCSDGYMLANDEVSCTPQVDYPCGKIPVLAKQRASQQGRIVGGSVCPPGECPWQALLIENEKQKCGGSLLAPSWVVTAAHCLENTHPKQLRVKLGEHRIDHKDEGEQERKVSEIIMHEKYIPGTTDHDIALLHLEAPVNFSDYVVPICLPEKQFATSELSAIRFSTVSGWGRLIEGGATAAVLMRIDLPRVKTQECMQETHLNITKNMFCAGDLSGTKDSCKGDSGGPHATKYKNTWFLTGIVSWGKGCATEGTYGVYTRVSKYLEWLNNHMDS